Proteins encoded in a region of the Ornithodoros turicata isolate Travis chromosome 3, ASM3712646v1, whole genome shotgun sequence genome:
- the LOC135389641 gene encoding uncharacterized protein LOC135389641, protein MRKYLEQGHAEVVTDSEPTSSEHVYCMPHQAVIQQSSTTTKLGVVFDASAHAPNTAPLNAYLEKGPKLNTELIPLLLRFRTERIARVADIAQAFLKVVVREADRDALRFLWYKETPAEEGPLPAPEVWRMTRVPFGTTSSPFLLAATLIHHLNGLEERLKATASKLAASFYVDDLLTGASCEEGAQRIYKEANAMMRSAGMDPRKWASNSKRLNQLFEEQDEVGPGDHDTGLLGLRWDRHTDSLKLAQDNRSAGSESTTKRTILQVSASVFDPLGFVSPFTICSKILFQRIWQAGVGSDKDLPVEMESGHDGSRAYRTCNASRYRVL, encoded by the coding sequence ATGCGCAAATACCTGGAGCAAGGACACGCGGAGGTCGTTACTGATTCGGAGCCAACGTCGTCAGAGCATGTATATTGCATGCCACACCAAGCGGTGATTCAGCAAAGCTCCACAACCACCAAACTCGGGGTCGTTTTCGACGCTTCCGCTCACGCTCCAAACACAGCTCCATTAAACGCATACCTGGAAAAAGGGCCCAAGCTGAACACAGAACTGATACCGCTATTACTGCGCTTCCGCACCGAACGCATCGCGCGTGTTGCTGACATCGCCCAAGCATTTTTGAAGGTAGTGGTTAGAGAGGCAGATCGAGACGCACTGCGTTTCTTGTGGTACAAAGAAACACCGGCGGAGGAGGGTCCTTTACCAGCCCCTGAGGTTTGGAGAATGACTAGAGTACCGTTCGGGACGACTTCGAGTCCGTTCCTCTTGGCAGCAACACTTATACACCACCTGAACGGCCTAGAGGAACGGTTGAAAGCAACAGCTTCCAAGCTCGCCGCATCCTTCTACGTGGATGACCTGTTGACAGGGGCTTCCTGCGAGGAGGGTGCCCAACGGATTTACAAAGAAGCCAACGCGATGATGAGATCAGCGGGAATGGACCCGAGGAAGTGGGCATCAAATTCTAAGCGTCTTAACCAGCTTTTTGAAGAACAAGACGAGGTTGGTCCCGGAGATCACGACACAGGCTTACTGGGATTACGATGGGATCGGCACACAGACAGTCTGAAGCTTGCACAAGACAACAGGAGTGCCGGTTCGGAAAGCACTACGAAACGAACGATACTGCAAGTCTCTGCATCGGTATTCGACCCACTAGGTTTCGTGTCACCATTCACGATATGTTCAAAGATTCTCTTCCAACGGATCTGGCAAGCCGGCGTTGGCTCGGACAAAGACCTACCCGTGGAGATGGAGAGTGGACACGATGGGTCGAGGGCCTACCGTACATGCAACGCATCAAGATACCGCGTTTTGTGA
- the LOC135389642 gene encoding uncharacterized protein LOC135389642 codes for MTRVPFGTTSNPFLLSAAIQHHLKKVEGPLKETAEKLRESFYVDDLLTGASTEAETKRLYTEANTIIQLAGMDLRKWASSSAVLSQRFQEHDDRCPGGYYAATTELGLLGLLWDRETDQLKLSRNSWSLFSRGNTKRAVLKIGLDWDEDLPDAMAEEWAWRHGKLPQIKSMAIPRYLCQGIGYSSSQVKVHVFTDARPAAYGAVAYMRTQDDCGEIAVVFLMAKARVSPLTTLTLPRLELMGALIECRLAKTIRASLTHHIIKFYFWIDSSIILCWIQLISWISTAVETVRQKQSHRNTGGDGSSSMEALPRAAKSSVSSNQGRDDEEVARRPQMAERSRMVR; via the exons ATGACTCGTGTACCGTTCGGTACGACTTCAAATCCGTTTCTTTTATCGGCAGCGATCCAACATCATCTGAAGAAAGTCGAGGGACCCCTTAAAGAAACGGCAGAGAAGCTTAGGGAGTCCTTCTACGTAGACGACTTGCTAACAGGTGCTTCTACCGAAGCAGAAACCAAACGACTGTACACTGAAGCGAACACCATCATCCAGTTGGCTGGGATGGATTTGAGAAAGTGGGCGTCAAGTTCAGCAGTTCTCAGCCAACGTTTCCAAGAGCACGACGACAGGTGTCCTGGAGGGTATTACGCAGCGACGACAGAACTCGGTCTCCTAGGATTGCTGTGGGACCGAGAAACGGATCAACTGAAGCTCTCTCGCAACAGCTGGAGCCTGTTTTCAAGAGGGAACACGAAACGCGCCGTACTGAAG ATTGGGCTCGACTGGGACGAAGACTTACCGGACGCGATGGCTGAAGAATGGGCGTGGCGGCATGGTAAGCTTCCACAGATAAAAAGCATGGCAATACCACGCTACCTTTGCCAAGGCATCGGATACTCGTCCAGTCAGGTCAAGGTGCATGTGTTCACGGATGCTAGACCGGCTGCGTACGGCGCGGTAGCATACATGCGGACACAGGATGACTGCGGGGAAATTGCGGTAGTCTTTCTTATGGCGAAGGCACGAGTGTCACCTCTGACAACGTTGACGCTGCCACGTCTGGAACTGATGGGAGCTTTAATCGAATGCAGACTTGCGAAGACCATTCGTGCATCTCTCACGCATCATATCATCAAGTTCTACTTCTGGATAGATTCAAGCATCATACTGTGCTGGATTCAGCTGATCAGCTGGATCAGCACTGCGGTGGAAACAGTTCGTCAAAAACAGAGTCACAGAAATACAGGTGGAGACGGATCCAGTAGCATGGAGGCATTGCCCCGGGCAGCAAAATCCAGCGTATCTTCTAACCAGGGGAGAGACGATGAAGAAGTTGCTAGACGACCACAGATGGCTGAAAGGTCCCGAATGGTTCGCTAA
- the LOC135389643 gene encoding uncharacterized protein LOC135389643, whose protein sequence is MRLLEYEDQVLKMTSLLKAKATEPALNTGAATTASTNPISNGGRSSVVRLPRLQLQTFKGDIPKWPPFWEQFRQSIHENENLSRSEKFQYWRSLLSGPPAAAIAGLQATEMCYQDAIDILTRRFGDQKRIEREHLGKLRIPPVVTSSDDIRGLRGLFDHVQTHRRGLQALGISPSTYAALLVDIIPKALPGNITVVYYRRSARGSIVSAQPST, encoded by the coding sequence ATGCGACTGCTCGAATACGAAGATCAAGTCCTCAAGATGACGAGCCTGTTGAAGGCGAAGGCAACTGAACCCGCTCTAAACACTGGGGCAGCCACCACGGCATCAACGAACCCGATATCAAACGGTGGAAGGTCAAGTGTGGTTCGACTTCCAAGGTTGCAGCTGCAGACCTTTAAGGGAGATATTCCGAAGTGGCCACCATTTTGGGAGCAGTTTCGACAGTCTATTCACGAAAATGAAAATCTCTCACGAAGTGAGAAATTCCAGTATTGGCGTTCTTTGCTGTCCGGACCACCTGCAGCGGCGATAGCGGGTCTTCAAGCGACGGAGATGTGCTACCAGGACGCGATTGACATTTTAACTCGTCGTTTCGGAGATCAGAAGAGAATTGAACGAGAGCATCTTGGAAAGCTGAGGATACCTCCTGTGGTGACGTCGTCAGACGACATCCGGGGTCTCCGCGGATTGTTCGACCACGTGCAGACACACAGACGAGGACTACAGGCCCTCGGAATTTCCCCGTCAACGTACGCCGCGTTACTCGTGGACATCATCCCGAAGGCGTTACCTGGCAATATCACCGTCGTGTACTATCGTCGATCGGCTCGTGGATCCATAGTTTCTGCACAACCGAGCACGTGA